In Streptococcus mitis, the DNA window CCGAACGAAAGGTCAGGTAAGAAATTCCCAAAAATCCAAGCAAAGACTGCGTTCCATTGATAGCTGGCTGCACCTTGACAAAGATAATCGGCAGTAGGGACAGAAAACTAACTAGGTAGAAAACCCACTTACCATCCTTACTTTTTCGATAGTGCTTATAGAAAAGCAAGAGCAATATTTCCCAGCACAGATAAATGCCCAAGGCAGCCAATTGATTAGTCTTCCCACCTACCAGCATGGTAACGATAAAGAAGAGACTAACCAATACCTCGTACCAGGCAAAGCGTTTCTTGAAAAAGAGGCCGATAAAGATGGGCAAGGTTGCAGCAATCACATAGACAAAATACTGAGGATTGCCGTATGGCTCTAAATGAGGAAGCTGTTTAAAGAACTCCATCATCTCCTATTTACCTCATTAATCAATCCTTTGATATCAATTTTTCCATTTGGAGTCAGTGGCAAACTGTCTCGATAAAGGAATTTGGACGGCATCATATAAGACATCATAATATCTGTCAAGTCTTCCTTAATGGCCTTGGTAATATCGATATCACGCTCAAACTGCTCACGAACACCATCTTTTAAGATGACATAGGCTAGAAGATTTTGCACCTTGTGGTCTTTATTATAGCGCGGTACTGCAACAGCAGACTCGATAAAGCGAGACTTATTGAGGTTTTGAGAGACATCTTCTAACTCAATGCGGTAACCGTTGAACTTAATCTGGAAGTCCATGCGTCCGCCGTAGAGAAGCAAGCCTTCATCTGTCATGGTTCCCACATCACCTGTGTGATAAGCTGGCAGACCTTCAAACTCAAAGAAGGCTTCTGCTGTTTTTTCAGGATTATTCATATAACCTTTTGAGACGGCCGGTCCTGAAACAATGATTTCTCCCTGTTCACCATTTGGCAGTTTATTTCCTTCCTCGTCAATGATAAAGGTTGGAGAATCAGCCTTGGTATAGCCGATTGGGAGGCGTTTGAGAGTAGCTAGCATCTCGTCTGTCACAGCAACTGCTGACAAAGCTACTGTCGCTTCTGTTGGGCCGTAAGCATTGATAATACGGGCATTTGGGAAACGTTCGCGCAGTTTTTGAGCCGTTTTAACCGTCAATTCTTCGCCATCAAAGTAAAAATGCGTGATGCCAGGCATTTTCTCGCCATTAAAGTCTTCTGACAACATAGCCATATCCACAAAAGAAGGCGTTGAAGTCCAGATAGCGATTGGCAATGAAAAAATGGTCGCAAAGAGTTGCTTAAAGTCCTGAGTAATAGCTGAAGGAAGGGCAAAAAGCGTACCTCCCAGTGCCAAGGTCGGCGCCCAGTACATGACGGACAGGTCAAAAGAATAAGGTGGCTGAGCCAGCATTTGCGGACGACTTGGCGTCGCAAATTCCTTATCCGTAATCATCCAGTTGGTAAAACTGAGGAGGTTATCATGGGAAATCTGCACTCCCTTTGGCTTACCAGTCGTACCAGAAGTAAAGATAATATAGTAGTTATCATCACCCTTGACTGGATGCGTAATCTCATAACTAGTCCCTTGAGCAAAGGCTTCTTGAACCTGAGCTAGATTCATTATCGGTGTAGAAGCCTTCTCCAATGGAAAATCTGAGATAGCAATAATCAAGCTTGGCTCTGCTACTTCTAAAATAGCCGAAACTCGCTCCAAGGCTGAATGGCTGTCAATGGGAATGTAGGCATGTCCTGACTTAGTCAGCGCTACAAAAGTTGCCAACATTTCATATTCTTGGCCACCAAAAACGACCACAGGAGACTTCTCTGGCAAATTCATCTGGTCAATAACTGCAGCCAAACTGTCCGAATCAGCCTTTAAATCGCCATAAGTATGTTCCTGCCCCAAAACATTGTAAACAGGATAGCTAGGCTGTGTCTGAGCAAAATGCTCAATGGTTTCAATCATATCTACGATTGCTTTATTTGACATAATAAGGATTCTCCTTCAAGTTAAAATTCATTATAGATAAAGCTTCCTTGACCCTGACCAAGATAGCTAAAGAAGTAAAGCAGCCCTAGAAAGATAAGAAAATACAAGGCTGTCCGACCAAGAAATATGTACAATTCTTTTCTCTGTTTCATCAAGAAAAACCATTCATTTCTGTAATTTTCCGCTAAAATAAAATCAATTTCTTACTAATTTATTTTTCTGCTATTATACCACTTTATAGACTAGTTTTTCAATTGTTTACCCGTCTATTTTCACTACGTTCCAGTAACATTAATTTGTTCCATATGATTCTTTCTAATGATAGTTTGAATGCTTTTCAGTATAAATTATATGGGGCTACAATAAAGTAGGCTCCATACTACCTATAGAGGATGTCTCCACTATAAATATTATAGAGCCTTATCTTATGTCTCACTTTATCGGTGCAGTTCCCTTTATCTAGAGTTTTTTATAGTATGTAATCCTAAAATTCACTATAGATAAATTCTTGAATGTTCGAAAAATCGGTCACAAAACAATAAATCACGATGCTTAAGATAACCGTATAGAAAAATAACGTCCACAAGATTAAACGGTGTGTGTTAGTTAGCTTGGTTTGCAAATTTGTAAAGCTCTTTTTCAACTTCCATCCATCCTTTCACTCCAACGTGCATCACATCAAATAAAAAGTAATCATCATACTCTCTGTTTCCATAGTTTAATACCGTTGCACCATGGCTTTTTGCGACATCTTCTATTTTTTTATAAGTTTTCTCCCGCATCTCTCTTGAGACACCTGTGTAGTCATTCCATTTACCATTTACTGGGAAAATAATGACCTCAACTTCAATGCCCAATTCCTTGGCAACTGTCAAGAAGAGTTCCATATCTGAATACTCTGGTGACTCCAGATAACTCAAATCTTTATTAGAATCTTTCAGAGATACATAGCGATCTTTTAAGTAGGTATTGTAGTAGTTATTATCAACAGCATAATCATTATTGTCTGTTTTCTTTTTGACCTCTTCTACAAACTGATTCGTCATTTTCTCCCAATCATAGTCTGGGGTTTTATCCCCTAGTGAAGGATAAGCTGATTTGGCATGTTTTTGATAAAAAGTCTGTTTGAGTTTAAAGGAATAAATCGCGTTATCGAACTCTAATAGTTTTTTATCAACAATCGTTCCTTTCTCATCTATGAAATAACTTTTGTATTTTTTGTAGATGTCATTTTGTTGCTTGTTCCCCTTGGTAATCTCGATAATGCGATTGATTAGTTTTTCTTTCGTTTCCTTACTAATCTTGTCATTATCTAGCATGTGGAAAATATGTTCCTGAGAAGCCTTATTCAAAAAGGCATCTTGATGGGTCCCATCTTTTTCAAACCACTGAACCGACTCTATTATAGCCACTTTTCGCTTAGTCATAGATCCTTCAATTGAGCCCAAGGTCGTAGCCTGAATGATGTTTTGTGAATAGCTGGTTCCAATCTGCATGATATTAAAATCGTTGTAGTTAAAAATTTTATTGGGATGATAGTCTTCATTTATCGTTGCAACCAACTCAGATGACCCCAATAAAACCAATGTATTGGGAGTGATATTGCTTGTTAAAATATCTCTACTTTTATACTTTTCATACGAAGTGCTATAGCGAATACTATTATCCTTTACTTTATAATAATCATCAATCTTCTTGACGTATGTCACATTTAAAAGCGCAAGCGTCGCAATTACGAGCACAAGCGATAGCAAAAATGCTTTTAGTTTAATCATCTCGTTTTATCCTATCCCTTCGATCCGTCCAATCTCTTTTCAAGTTCTTATCTCTTTAAAATCGTCAGTAAGATTTTATAAGGTTCACCTGAAAAGATAAAGAAACCAATCATAACCAAATTCATGGTCACAAACCAACTCAGTAGCTTATACCAATCTTTATTTTTATTTTTCTTATAAAAATTGCTTTTCTTTTGATACACTTCAAATCCAGCCATCAAGACACCGTGATAAAAACCATAAACAATGTAGCTAACACTAAGGCCATGCCAAAAACCCATGACCAACATATTGACCATATAGGCATAGGTTGCATTGTGTAGTCTATTTTTAAACCATTTTTTCCTGATAACCTGCATCAATACTCTTGAAAATACAAAATCTCTCAACCAGGTCGACAAGGTGATATGCCACCTGGTCCAGAAATCCTTGATATCGACACTCAAGAAAGGTTTATTAAAGTTCATCGGTGTCTGAATACCTAGAATGTTGCTACTTCCAACGGCCATTAGACTATAGCCTGCAAAGTCGAAGAACAGATACAAGGTATAGAGGTACATATACTTGATTGAGTAAACGACTGTGCCAGTATTATTTAGAGCGAGTAACATCTGGTAAACATAGGTTGATAAAACAACCTTGTAAAGAAGGCCTAGAACGATACGATACACACCGTCCCCTGCTAACTCTAGATACTCTTTTCGAGGCATGACCTCGTTTATCTCTTTTAAAAATCTCCTACTCCGATCAATCGGACCAGCACTAACTGTAGGGAAAAAAAGTAAAAATTGCAGGTAGTCTTTTATACTAATCTTTTCTTTAATCAAGCCATCCGATATCTCCAGCATGATCTGAATGGTCTTAAAGGACATGTAAGAAATGCCAATAAAGGCCAACAAATGCAGAGAAGTCAAGGCAAAGACTTTATTGATCACTAAAGGAAGAATGGAAAGGAAAACCAGTGGTTTCAGCCGCTTTGCCTCTATCCTCTGTGCTAGAAAAACTAGAAAATATTGGTAAATGACAAAGGCAAGTAAATAGACAATCATTGCTCTACTCTTGCCATAAATAGCTCCTGCAAATAAGAGGGAGAGCACCAAAATATAGTAGTCCTTACGTTTTTCAAAAAAGTTTACTACAAAACCAATTAGTAAAACTACAAACA includes these proteins:
- the dltA gene encoding D-alanine--poly(phosphoribitol) ligase subunit DltA; translated protein: MSNKAIVDMIETIEHFAQTQPSYPVYNVLGQEHTYGDLKADSDSLAAVIDQMNLPEKSPVVVFGGQEYEMLATFVALTKSGHAYIPIDSHSALERVSAILEVAEPSLIIAISDFPLEKASTPIMNLAQVQEAFAQGTSYEITHPVKGDDNYYIIFTSGTTGKPKGVQISHDNLLSFTNWMITDKEFATPSRPQMLAQPPYSFDLSVMYWAPTLALGGTLFALPSAITQDFKQLFATIFSLPIAIWTSTPSFVDMAMLSEDFNGEKMPGITHFYFDGEELTVKTAQKLRERFPNARIINAYGPTEATVALSAVAVTDEMLATLKRLPIGYTKADSPTFIIDEEGNKLPNGEQGEIIVSGPAVSKGYMNNPEKTAEAFFEFEGLPAYHTGDVGTMTDEGLLLYGGRMDFQIKFNGYRIELEDVSQNLNKSRFIESAVAVPRYNKDHKVQNLLAYVILKDGVREQFERDIDITKAIKEDLTDIMMSYMMPSKFLYRDSLPLTPNGKIDIKGLINEVNRR
- the dltD gene encoding D-alanyl-lipoteichoic acid biosynthesis protein DltD; translation: MIKLKAFLLSLVLVIATLALLNVTYVKKIDDYYKVKDNSIRYSTSYEKYKSRDILTSNITPNTLVLLGSSELVATINEDYHPNKIFNYNDFNIMQIGTSYSQNIIQATTLGSIEGSMTKRKVAIIESVQWFEKDGTHQDAFLNKASQEHIFHMLDNDKISKETKEKLINRIIEITKGNKQQNDIYKKYKSYFIDEKGTIVDKKLLEFDNAIYSFKLKQTFYQKHAKSAYPSLGDKTPDYDWEKMTNQFVEEVKKKTDNNDYAVDNNYYNTYLKDRYVSLKDSNKDLSYLESPEYSDMELFLTVAKELGIEVEVIIFPVNGKWNDYTGVSREMREKTYKKIEDVAKSHGATVLNYGNREYDDYFLFDVMHVGVKGWMEVEKELYKFANQAN
- a CDS encoding teichoic acid D-Ala incorporation-associated protein DltX, with protein sequence MKQRKELYIFLGRTALYFLIFLGLLYFFSYLGQGQGSFIYNEF
- the dltB gene encoding D-alanyl-lipoteichoic acid biosynthesis protein DltB; this encodes MNYFEGNEFFLLLFVVLLIGFVVNFFEKRKDYYILVLSLLFAGAIYGKSRAMIVYLLAFVIYQYFLVFLAQRIEAKRLKPLVFLSILPLVINKVFALTSLHLLAFIGISYMSFKTIQIMLEISDGLIKEKISIKDYLQFLLFFPTVSAGPIDRSRRFLKEINEVMPRKEYLELAGDGVYRIVLGLLYKVVLSTYVYQMLLALNNTGTVVYSIKYMYLYTLYLFFDFAGYSLMAVGSSNILGIQTPMNFNKPFLSVDIKDFWTRWHITLSTWLRDFVFSRVLMQVIRKKWFKNRLHNATYAYMVNMLVMGFWHGLSVSYIVYGFYHGVLMAGFEVYQKKSNFYKKNKNKDWYKLLSWFVTMNLVMIGFFIFSGEPYKILLTILKR